The sequence TTTAAAACCGGGAGCTGCCGCAAGCCCGGCGTATAACTGAGTTCCGATGGCAAGAGTCTGTGATTGTGTTGTTTCACTATGACGGCATTGACCGATCATATCCCGACGCAATAGACCGCAACGCCGAACTCACACCGCTTGATTGGATGCGGCAGCTGCCCTGGATTTTTTTGATGTCGGATAAACAGCCAAATAAACTGAGGTATCGGTGTGTACTGCCCCTGCTCCGAGATGCACCATAACTGGAATGGCGGATGATTGCCATAGCCAAACGTTTGATCATCCGGGTTCAGGGAACGCAATATTTTCTATGGCCGTCCAATAGACCTTGGGCCGGTGAGTGCCGGAATCGTTCCGGACACGTCAACCGTTGAGCCTCTATATATGTTTGGTGCAGTCACATGAACTGTAAAACCGATTCTGAAAATTGTTTGCAGTACCAAACTGTTAAAAGACAGCGGAATCGCTTAGGCCGGAAAGGATTCTTTACTGGTCAGGGATGAATATTGTCTGTTGACATTGGAGGCCATATATATGTTAGAGCCTTATTGTTGTGTAAGTTCCCAAAACTGCCTGGGTGTAATAATTTTTAGCTGTTTTACTTTATCGGCAATATCGAGGAGATCCTTGTCACCGGTGATTAACACATCGGCCTTGGCATTAAGAGCTGAAGCAAGGACCCATCGGTCGTCTTCATCGCGAATGTGTGTTATTGAAGGTTCCGTGGGCATCGGTTCAACATGATGACGATCTAACAATCGCAAAGTGTCGGCGATTATTTCATTTGGCAGCTTAAATTTTTCAGATAGTATGCGTTCCAGCTCAGATAATACAAACTCTCCGGTCATCAATTCGTGTTTTGCGAGAATGAGTTCAAATACCTCAGGACTTAAACCACGGGTAGCGAAAGCACTTACCAGAAAATTGGTATCGGCAAAAACTTTCATGAAATGTCTCGCCAGACATCATTTTCGGTCAGTATTCCTTCAGCTTCGGCAAAAGGCAAAATACTTTTACGAACTTGTCGAAAAGACTCGATATCCAGCTGTCTCTGAAGGGCTTCGCGCACCAGATCACTTTTAGGCTTGCCGGTGCGTTTGGAAGTCTGCTCCAGCAGATCCTGTAATTCTTTGTTGATACGTATGGAAAGAGTAGCAGTCATGGTAGAAAAATGAGGTGTGTATGACAATGTAATACACATTTAACGCATAAGCAATTTGAAAATTATTGGGTGATAGTTTCAACCTGGCTTTCATTTACTCAAATGAAGAGGCTCTAACGGCAAACGCATAACCGGCGTGGCTGTAAGTTAAAAAAGAGGGCAGGAGCATCTCACACGCCCGGTTGATGCGAATGTTAGCTGCCAGAGTTTTTATAAATCACTGATTTCAACTATCGGCTCCCCCTTTTCAATCAAACTCTTTACCTTAGGCAGTGAAGAAGTGAGGATTTCTCTCATTCTTGCATTTGAAGTATTACCGCTGGTAATCCAGATCAACGCGGGGGGAGAGCCATGTTTTTCAAGTTGATTCAGGAAATCATCATCCTTTGACAAGATAACATAGCCATTCTGCTTTGCATACGTGTAGATTTCAGCATCCTTGGCAAACTGAAGGTCTACTGAACGAGCAGAAACTGCTTTAATGTCATCATAGGTGCGATTAATCCATGCTGCTATGGCAGGAGAGATTTGAGCATCAATGAAGAGTTTCATGCAGCAACAACAGGATGATCAAGTTTGCCCCTGGCATAAATAAGTGCTGCTTTGATATCATCAGGTTCAAGATCAGGAAGCTCTGCAAGCACTTGATCTTGTGTAAGTCCTGTAGCAAGCAAGTCCAAAACGTCGACAACTCGAATACGTAGACCACGAATGCAGGGTCTGCCTCCACATTGGTCGGGATTTACCGTTATTCTGTTACTAAGGTCACTCATGGCTGTGTATCGGTACTTTAACTTGAATGATGAAATTTAACAAAAATGCCTATAATCTCATAAACTGCGATATACCTGGCAGCTAACGGCCCAAGCATAACCGGCGTGGCTGTCAGTTAAAATATGGCAATAGCTTGTTACACGCCCGGTTGATGCGGTTGTTAGATACCGAAACTCCCAGTGAACAGGCATAATACCCGTTATCATATTGAAACGGTATAAGACTTACCCGGTTTGCAATTTTTAATGATCTTAACGGTTGGCTCTAGAAAAGGAAGCAGGTCGTTATATCGATTTGATTTTGCTTGTAAGGCAATTAATGCAATGGAAAACTTGGAAACTGTTTGCTGATATGGGATATTTTGGTCGATAGTGATAAAAATATCAAAATTTTCCTGAGCCAATTCGAGCAGTTTCCCATTTTTAATCCCATTCCAGTTTTTCCCGGTGACGGTTGCAACACGATAGGAATCATCGAGTTCCAAAAAGCGATGCTGAAGTTTGACCGGTAGACATTCGTCAAGGAGAATGCGAGTCATGAAATTTTGGTAAGACGATTTTGAGCTCGCTCAATAAGGGCAACAGCCTGCTCTCGTTTCACGGAAGGGAAGTCTTCGAGGAAGTCTTCCAGAGAATCACCGGCTTTCAGATAATCCCAAAGCGTTTTAATGGGGACACGAGTGCCATGAAAGACGGGAGTTCCACCGAGAATGTCTTTGTTACGAGAAATGATTTTATTTGGCTTATCAGCAATCATAGAGAGAATTTACTCAGTAAGGCGGTAAAAAAAAACGAAAAAGGGAACAATGTCATCAGTATAAAGAACGAGTAGGGACAAATACGAGTATGGTCCCAGTTCATCATAGATTAAGAAGTGAAGAATGGTACAGTATCAGAGAAGGGGTATGAATTTAACCTGGTAGTGATTATGAGGTATCTAACGGTCTCGCGTTTAACCGTTAGCGGCGACGCGGGATACAGAGAATGCGGAAGCATTCTCTCGAGCCGAGAACCAGAAAAAAGCAGGAGCCGCTATACGGTTGAATCTTATAATTAGGCATCCTCCAAGTTGACGTACTTTTCAGCACGTCAACTTCTTTGTCCAAGCTACCAACTCAAACAGTGAGGATGCCTTATGATCAAGATTACACATTTT comes from Natronogracilivirga saccharolytica and encodes:
- a CDS encoding ribbon-helix-helix domain-containing protein — translated: MTATLSIRINKELQDLLEQTSKRTGKPKSDLVREALQRQLDIESFRQVRKSILPFAEAEGILTENDVWRDIS
- a CDS encoding putative toxin-antitoxin system toxin component, PIN family, with the protein product MKVFADTNFLVSAFATRGLSPEVFELILAKHELMTGEFVLSELERILSEKFKLPNEIIADTLRLLDRHHVEPMPTEPSITHIRDEDDRWVLASALNAKADVLITGDKDLLDIADKVKQLKIITPRQFWELTQQ
- a CDS encoding DUF5615 family PIN-like protein — protein: MTRILLDECLPVKLQHRFLELDDSYRVATVTGKNWNGIKNGKLLELAQENFDIFITIDQNIPYQQTVSKFSIALIALQAKSNRYNDLLPFLEPTVKIIKNCKPGKSYTVSI
- a CDS encoding DUF433 domain-containing protein, which encodes MSDLSNRITVNPDQCGGRPCIRGLRIRVVDVLDLLATGLTQDQVLAELPDLEPDDIKAALIYARGKLDHPVVAA
- a CDS encoding DUF433 domain-containing protein — translated: MIADKPNKIISRNKDILGGTPVFHGTRVPIKTLWDYLKAGDSLEDFLEDFPSVKREQAVALIERAQNRLTKIS
- a CDS encoding DUF5615 family PIN-like protein, whose amino-acid sequence is MKLFIDAQISPAIAAWINRTYDDIKAVSARSVDLQFAKDAEIYTYAKQNGYVILSKDDDFLNQLEKHGSPPALIWITSGNTSNARMREILTSSLPKVKSLIEKGEPIVEISDL